One part of the Nostoc sp. PCC 7120 = FACHB-418 genome encodes these proteins:
- a CDS encoding RNA-guided endonuclease InsQ/TnpB family protein — protein MIVLEFKAKGKTTQYVAIDEAIRTCQFVRNKAIRFWMDNRGVGQKDLYRLSKVLRHEFSFVKALNSSACQASIERAYSSIARFYDNCKKSVPGKKGYPQFKKNNRSVEYKTSGWSLSETRKQITFTDKKGIGKLNLKGTWNLNFYQLEQIKRVRLVRRADGYYVQFLISADNKVETQPTGKTIGLDVGLKEFYTDSNGHTEPNPKFYRTGEKRLKFRQRRVSRHQKGSTNRKKALNKLGRVHLKISRQREEHAKRVARCVIQSHDLVAYEDLRVKNLVKNHCLAKSINDAGWYQFRKWLEYFGVKFGRITVAVNPAYTTSQCSNCGAVVKKSLSTRTHVCECGFVMDRDWNAAINILKLALGTTGHVGTWIYDPNASGDSSSTHAGEILCEQVGSMNEESPHL, from the coding sequence ATGATTGTTTTAGAGTTTAAAGCTAAAGGCAAAACAACTCAATATGTAGCCATTGATGAGGCGATTAGAACCTGTCAATTCGTTCGCAACAAAGCTATTCGTTTTTGGATGGATAACCGAGGTGTAGGGCAGAAAGACTTATATCGTCTTAGTAAGGTTCTCAGACATGAGTTTTCTTTTGTCAAGGCTTTGAACTCTAGTGCTTGCCAAGCTTCTATCGAACGGGCTTATAGTTCTATTGCTCGTTTTTACGACAACTGTAAAAAGTCTGTTCCAGGTAAGAAAGGTTATCCACAGTTTAAAAAAAACAACCGTTCAGTTGAATATAAAACCTCTGGATGGTCACTTTCTGAAACTAGAAAGCAAATCACTTTTACTGACAAAAAAGGTATTGGCAAACTCAATCTCAAGGGAACGTGGAATTTAAACTTCTACCAATTGGAGCAGATAAAACGAGTTAGGTTAGTCCGTCGTGCCGATGGGTATTATGTTCAATTCCTGATTAGCGCAGATAACAAAGTAGAAACACAACCGACTGGTAAAACCATTGGTTTAGATGTTGGTTTAAAAGAGTTCTACACCGATAGCAACGGACATACAGAACCTAACCCTAAGTTTTATCGCACAGGAGAGAAGCGTCTAAAGTTTAGACAAAGGCGCGTTTCAAGGCATCAGAAAGGCTCTACCAATCGCAAAAAAGCCCTTAATAAATTAGGGCGAGTACACCTCAAAATAAGTAGGCAACGTGAAGAACACGCTAAGAGAGTAGCGCGTTGCGTAATCCAATCTCACGATTTGGTCGCCTATGAAGATTTGAGGGTTAAAAACTTAGTTAAGAATCACTGTCTCGCTAAATCTATTAATGATGCTGGTTGGTATCAATTCAGAAAATGGTTGGAGTATTTCGGTGTGAAATTTGGCCGGATAACTGTAGCTGTTAATCCTGCGTACACAACAAGCCAATGCTCTAATTGTGGCGCAGTAGTCAAAAAATCTCTATCCACAAGAACTCATGTTTGTGAATGCGGATTTGTGATGGATAGAGATTGGAACGCAGCGATTAACATTCTGAAACTAGCCTTGGGTACTACGGGTCACGTAGGAACCTGGATCTATGATCCGAACGCTTCAGGAGATTCGTCCTCTACTCATGCTGGAGAAATCTTGTGTGAGCAAGTTGGGTCTATGAATGAAGAATCTCCGCACTTATAG
- a CDS encoding ATP adenylyltransferase family protein — protein MTEGKISLKPDTLWQQVKKQTEYALNCGALLSIPTEFEFVEQDGVDFLVRILSNLTRKNADKKKRDKKSAGKEFNPFLPYEQDLFVADISDTHVCIFNKFNVVDYHLLIITRDFEEQEKLLTLADFTAMWACLAGIDGLAFYNGGKIAGASQRHKHLQLVPLPFTASAPQIPIAPLLASAKFEESIATIPGLPFVHAFASLQPAWVDSPMMGADATLEIYHKLLRAVGLGAVDDDRQSGAYNLLATREWMLIVPRSQEDFQSISVNSLGFAGALLVKNESEMQILKQHGPMAILKEVAIAY, from the coding sequence ATGACTGAAGGAAAAATCTCACTGAAACCAGACACATTATGGCAACAGGTAAAAAAACAAACGGAATATGCTTTAAATTGTGGTGCGTTGCTATCGATACCTACGGAATTTGAATTTGTTGAGCAGGATGGGGTTGATTTTTTGGTGCGAATTTTATCTAACCTTACCCGTAAAAACGCAGATAAGAAAAAACGAGATAAAAAATCTGCTGGTAAAGAGTTTAACCCCTTTCTTCCTTACGAACAGGATTTATTTGTAGCGGATATTTCAGACACTCATGTATGTATATTTAATAAATTTAATGTTGTTGACTATCACTTATTGATTATCACCCGTGATTTTGAAGAGCAGGAAAAGTTGCTAACGTTAGCGGACTTTACTGCAATGTGGGCGTGTTTAGCGGGAATTGATGGTTTAGCATTCTACAACGGAGGCAAAATTGCAGGTGCTAGCCAGCGACATAAACACTTGCAACTAGTACCGTTACCATTTACAGCATCAGCACCGCAGATACCCATTGCACCACTATTAGCATCGGCAAAATTCGAGGAATCTATTGCAACTATACCAGGGCTTCCATTCGTCCATGCTTTCGCTAGTTTACAGCCTGCTTGGGTAGATTCTCCGATGATGGGGGCTGACGCAACTTTAGAAATTTACCATAAATTACTGCGTGCTGTGGGTTTAGGGGCGGTTGATGATGATAGACAATCGGGTGCTTATAATTTACTAGCAACTAGAGAATGGATGTTAATCGTACCGCGATCGCAAGAAGACTTCCAATCCATTTCTGTAAATTCCTTAGGGTTTGCTGGTGCTTTGCTAGTGAAAAACGAGTCGGAAATGCAAATCCTCAAGCAACATGGCCCAATGGCCATTCTCAAGGAAGTAGCGATCGCCTACTGA
- a CDS encoding GNAT family N-acetyltransferase: MTIRHATTTDLPTIIGIYNAAVPSRMATADLEPVSVESRLAWFQGRSPSFRPLWVIEQEGVIAGWLSFQSFYGRPAYAATAELSIYIAPAFHRCGLGKQLLAKAIVESPNLGLKTLLGFVFAHNQPSLHLFETFGFQKWGYLPQVADLDGVERDLVIMGLRI; the protein is encoded by the coding sequence ATGACCATCCGTCATGCGACTACAACTGATTTGCCTACAATTATAGGCATTTATAATGCTGCTGTTCCTAGCCGCATGGCAACTGCTGATTTAGAACCAGTGTCAGTGGAAAGCCGTCTTGCTTGGTTTCAGGGGCGATCGCCTAGCTTTCGTCCTCTATGGGTAATCGAACAAGAGGGAGTAATTGCTGGATGGCTGAGTTTCCAATCATTTTACGGACGGCCAGCCTACGCTGCAACGGCTGAACTTAGCATTTACATCGCCCCAGCTTTTCATCGGTGCGGTTTAGGTAAGCAATTGTTAGCCAAAGCAATTGTGGAAAGTCCCAATTTGGGTTTAAAAACTCTATTGGGGTTTGTTTTCGCTCACAATCAACCAAGTTTACACCTGTTTGAAACTTTCGGGTTTCAGAAATGGGGATATTTACCCCAAGTTGCAGACTTGGATGGCGTGGAAAGGGATCTAGTAATTATGGGATTAAGAATTTAG
- a CDS encoding SMU1112c/YaeR family gloxylase I-like metalloprotein — translation MKTIGIHHVAIICSDYERSKKFYVEVLGLGIIQETFRAARNSYKLDLRINENTQIELFSFPNPPQRPSTPEACGLRHLSFAVESIEETVAYLQSHDVEVENIRIDEITGKKFTFFKDPDDLPLEIYEH, via the coding sequence ATGAAAACCATTGGTATTCATCACGTAGCTATTATTTGTTCTGACTATGAGCGCTCAAAAAAGTTTTATGTGGAAGTTTTAGGTTTAGGAATTATTCAAGAAACTTTTCGCGCTGCCAGAAATTCCTATAAATTAGATTTACGGATTAACGAAAATACTCAAATTGAATTGTTTTCTTTTCCTAACCCACCCCAAAGGCCAAGCACTCCAGAAGCTTGCGGTTTAAGACATTTATCCTTTGCGGTTGAGAGTATAGAAGAGACTGTTGCTTATTTACAATCTCATGATGTAGAGGTAGAAAATATTAGAATTGATGAGATTACCGGGAAGAAATTTACTTTCTTTAAAGACCCGGATGATCTGCCGTTAGAAATATATGAACATTAA
- a CDS encoding type II toxin-antitoxin system RelE/ParE family toxin encodes MEVVWSSGFKRSFKKIIKKKPQLKDQIVKVLRLLADDPFTTSLKSHKLTGDLAGLWSCSVTYDCRIIFTFSEDENLLEMVILLVDIGSHDEVY; translated from the coding sequence ATGGAAGTTGTCTGGAGTAGTGGATTTAAGCGCTCTTTCAAGAAAATTATCAAGAAAAAACCACAATTAAAGGATCAGATAGTTAAGGTATTAAGGCTTTTAGCAGACGACCCATTTACAACTTCTTTAAAGTCTCATAAGTTAACAGGAGATTTAGCTGGTTTGTGGTCTTGTTCTGTTACTTATGATTGTAGAATTATATTTACTTTCTCTGAGGATGAAAATTTGTTAGAAATGGTTATTTTATTGGTTGATATTGGTAGCCACGATGAAGTTTATTAA
- a CDS encoding nucleotide exchange factor GrpE, which translates to MSDSPSIYLQVTNWLKSKFLGTKSEIPTSSPDVATFIENRYLLTQAQRDWLIQEFSSLQKQNTSFQQSLREQQTQTAANTEDLFLELLEVTDALEALLNYLENNPDPSPEFFQRLPKSVAAVHRKFLSVLSKRQVLPIELQSDQPDFNFCRVVDREIRNDVEDQTITKIVRQGFLMGEKVLRPTEIITSKSEQN; encoded by the coding sequence GTGTCTGACTCACCCTCAATTTATCTCCAAGTTACCAATTGGCTAAAATCCAAATTCCTTGGTACAAAGTCGGAAATCCCCACATCTTCCCCAGATGTAGCTACATTTATCGAAAACCGCTATCTTCTGACTCAAGCACAAAGGGACTGGTTAATCCAAGAATTTAGCAGCTTACAAAAGCAAAATACCTCATTCCAGCAATCCTTGCGAGAACAACAAACTCAAACCGCCGCCAATACTGAAGATTTATTCTTAGAACTCCTAGAAGTTACCGACGCACTCGAAGCCTTACTCAATTACCTAGAAAATAACCCAGACCCCAGCCCAGAGTTTTTCCAGCGCTTACCCAAGTCTGTAGCCGCAGTCCATCGTAAATTTCTCAGCGTCCTCAGCAAGCGCCAAGTTTTGCCGATAGAATTGCAGAGTGACCAACCCGATTTTAATTTCTGTCGAGTCGTAGACCGGGAAATTAGAAATGATGTAGAAGACCAGACAATTACAAAAATTGTCCGTCAAGGTTTTCTCATGGGTGAGAAAGTTTTACGTCCCACAGAAATTATTACATCAAAATCAGAACAGAATTAA
- a CDS encoding tetratricopeptide repeat protein, whose product MNLLESLNKLTKNHLGIGIVDAWLKAPQTKEASQKAAQLAQTKHLREAITIAEKALSFWSRKPGFWERLICQILLGKLVNQLTQQLQEWRKQVGMVDKQLASAKTLLKLDTGDPWETTNLANIITIYQRCSKILHDERILQAINQYQQELRKRHQFQGLVKQAESLAENLFFKNAIATYQQAEQLYSTQAVTQAIATATQQVPQEELYAASLQRVRQGETEGKLRGAIALLESALVRFPRTDGRELLHKLKSLVKGRELFRRGLAAEEVGDFPTAISLYENAESLLPESTNCRIRLGLVTIKIQDWETALSYLEDLPGEQAAYLRGFAHAQQENLQIAYREWQGLSGAQISEQREILKVLSQRQRLCSLQNIEELVKAENLEQAKIASTEFTQKFGFNKLIEENLQQHIQPRLEAAVWQGYHWKVISQQAENDWIANPNIINLHNWAVANYYHAQKDSTHLINLIISLSTALANLHKDVNLQDVPWLGSKPVDFNLVFNQIKNRMETFIDTIKDKNIDNYLKFRDCWRLETLALEIMGQPPIKGIKINDIFLTPGCYNHYLALAQSNNFNQIDPNQKILHCLYTNWGLAVAACVAGDSQRAIKLKPINPAISELEIFANNFVAYYEGCYYLQQHKWREAINPLKQAKSEIQVNKEWQNEVDRLCLLQRQDISEDHEHLVLAQFWYDILDSPKARNYLAEYKAEKVREQVANKQISKQKALKELEKIKLIDADNPIVIDLIQRIEVALAVEVIEELLNKNNLEGAVNFAKQNRHPKVKNIVTEICVDILVDGFKTRKVGFEEIYDLGRWAYELSPDEPNIQEIYLISQELHQIHHLIKRDRYEEAVRRTQSSQYDAIRSYVGDYFMMTLIRGIKSETLSTHLVHQLGRWVYELCPYDPDYQEIYHRLNIR is encoded by the coding sequence ATGAACCTGCTGGAAAGCTTAAATAAATTAACTAAGAATCATTTAGGAATAGGAATTGTTGATGCTTGGCTGAAAGCACCACAAACGAAGGAAGCGAGCCAAAAAGCCGCACAACTAGCCCAAACAAAACACCTGCGGGAAGCCATCACCATCGCCGAAAAAGCCTTGAGTTTTTGGTCGAGAAAACCCGGTTTTTGGGAACGGTTGATTTGCCAAATCCTTTTAGGTAAGCTGGTGAATCAACTAACTCAGCAATTACAAGAATGGCGCAAACAAGTAGGGATGGTTGACAAACAACTTGCTAGTGCTAAAACTCTGCTCAAACTAGATACTGGCGATCCTTGGGAAACCACAAACCTGGCAAATATCATTACCATTTATCAGCGTTGTAGCAAGATTCTCCACGATGAGAGAATATTGCAAGCAATTAACCAATATCAACAAGAACTACGGAAACGCCACCAGTTCCAAGGATTGGTAAAGCAAGCCGAATCCCTGGCAGAAAATCTATTTTTTAAAAATGCGATCGCCACTTACCAGCAAGCTGAACAACTTTACTCTACACAGGCTGTAACACAAGCCATTGCTACCGCTACACAGCAAGTCCCACAAGAAGAACTGTACGCCGCGAGTTTACAAAGAGTGCGACAAGGGGAAACGGAAGGAAAGCTACGGGGAGCGATCGCCCTTTTAGAATCGGCTTTAGTTAGATTTCCCCGCACAGATGGACGTGAGTTACTACACAAACTCAAATCACTAGTTAAAGGTAGGGAACTATTTCGCCGAGGTTTAGCAGCAGAAGAAGTTGGTGATTTCCCCACAGCTATTTCTTTATATGAAAATGCTGAATCCCTATTGCCAGAAAGTACTAATTGCCGCATCAGGTTAGGCTTAGTAACAATTAAAATTCAAGACTGGGAAACAGCATTATCTTACTTGGAAGATTTACCGGGAGAACAAGCGGCATATCTCCGGGGATTTGCTCATGCACAACAGGAAAATTTACAAATAGCCTATCGAGAATGGCAAGGTTTATCGGGCGCACAAATCAGTGAACAACGAGAAATTCTTAAAGTTCTCAGCCAAAGACAACGGCTATGCTCTCTACAAAATATTGAAGAATTAGTTAAGGCTGAAAATCTAGAACAAGCTAAAATAGCTAGTACAGAATTTACCCAAAAATTTGGTTTTAACAAGTTAATAGAAGAAAATCTCCAACAACATATCCAGCCACGTCTTGAAGCAGCAGTTTGGCAAGGATATCACTGGAAAGTTATTAGCCAACAAGCTGAAAATGATTGGATTGCCAACCCTAATATTATTAATTTACACAATTGGGCAGTAGCCAATTACTATCACGCTCAAAAGGACTCAACTCATCTCATAAATTTAATTATTTCCTTATCCACAGCCTTAGCGAATCTCCACAAAGATGTCAACCTTCAAGATGTACCTTGGCTGGGAAGCAAACCTGTTGATTTCAACTTAGTATTTAACCAAATAAAAAATAGGATGGAAACGTTTATTGATACTATAAAAGATAAAAATATTGATAATTATTTAAAGTTTCGTGATTGCTGGCGATTGGAAACCTTAGCCCTAGAAATAATGGGTCAGCCTCCAATCAAAGGAATAAAAATCAACGATATATTTTTAACTCCTGGTTGTTATAATCATTATCTCGCTCTCGCCCAAAGCAATAATTTCAATCAAATAGATCCTAACCAAAAAATTCTACATTGCTTATACACAAATTGGGGATTAGCAGTAGCAGCTTGTGTGGCAGGAGATAGCCAAAGAGCAATTAAACTTAAACCTATAAATCCAGCAATTTCTGAGTTAGAAATATTTGCTAATAACTTTGTTGCTTACTATGAAGGATGCTATTACCTACAACAGCATAAATGGCGTGAGGCAATTAATCCACTCAAGCAAGCAAAATCAGAAATTCAGGTTAATAAAGAATGGCAAAATGAAGTAGATAGACTTTGCTTATTACAGCGTCAAGACATCTCCGAAGACCATGAACATTTAGTTCTTGCCCAATTTTGGTACGATATTTTAGACAGTCCCAAGGCGAGAAATTATTTAGCTGAATACAAAGCAGAAAAAGTCAGAGAGCAAGTTGCTAATAAACAGATATCTAAGCAGAAAGCTCTTAAAGAACTAGAGAAAATTAAACTAATTGATGCTGATAATCCGATTGTCATTGATCTAATTCAGCGAATTGAAGTGGCATTAGCAGTAGAAGTAATTGAAGAACTTTTAAATAAAAATAATCTGGAAGGAGCAGTGAATTTTGCCAAACAAAACCGACATCCTAAGGTTAAAAATATAGTCACTGAAATTTGTGTAGATATTTTAGTCGATGGATTTAAGACCCGAAAAGTGGGCTTTGAAGAGATTTATGATTTAGGTCGTTGGGCTTATGAACTTAGTCCTGATGAGCCAAACATCCAAGAAATCTATCTGATTAGCCAAGAACTACATCAAATCCATCATCTCATCAAACGCGATCGCTATGAAGAAGCTGTCCGCCGCACCCAGTCCTCACAATACGATGCGATTCGTTCCTATGTGGGTGACTATTTCATGATGACCTTGATTAGAGGAATTAAAAGTGAAACATTATCTACTCATTTAGTCCATCAATTAGGTCGTTGGGTTTATGAACTTTGTCCTTATGACCCAGATTATCAAGAAATTTACCACCGACTAAATATCCGTTGA
- a CDS encoding LysM peptidoglycan-binding domain-containing protein yields MARITTRCETLAQSGITEQYDCYRNQPMMQMNCPVCSYQDITGDTCPNCDADLRVIRMLQALPQVPTQSPWPLRIALLLLIIAIGLGVATNFIFSRPQLNTVVITQPSPVTPQKPPEPTTYTVQAGDNLSAIAQKLCGQGVSLQTMVQANPQLIGRENYLEVGQVLKIPHCQEDI; encoded by the coding sequence GTGGCAAGAATTACAACCAGATGTGAAACTTTGGCTCAATCAGGAATTACCGAGCAATATGATTGCTACAGGAATCAGCCGATGATGCAAATGAATTGTCCTGTATGTAGTTACCAAGATATTACAGGCGATACTTGCCCCAATTGTGATGCTGATTTACGTGTAATTCGGATGCTGCAAGCGTTACCGCAAGTCCCCACTCAATCGCCGTGGCCATTAAGAATCGCCCTGTTGCTGCTAATTATTGCCATAGGTCTGGGAGTGGCGACGAATTTTATATTTTCTCGACCGCAGTTAAATACAGTAGTTATTACTCAACCAAGCCCTGTTACACCCCAAAAACCACCAGAACCAACCACCTACACAGTTCAAGCGGGAGATAATCTCAGTGCGATCGCTCAGAAATTGTGTGGTCAGGGAGTTTCTTTGCAAACAATGGTGCAAGCCAACCCCCAACTCATAGGAAGAGAAAACTATCTAGAGGTGGGTCAGGTGTTGAAAATTCCTCATTGCCAGGAGGATATTTAA
- a CDS encoding Hsp70 family protein, whose translation MGKAIGIDLGTTNSVGAFKLAEVEVVTANDNTPPDRKLTRSLVAYDQDKLLVGNQAYNQLRADPENVIASIKRLIGRGFSDQAVKKQRLEVGYKITEPSYGTDNSIAVWLGGQEYSPEDISAEILKKVVSNAQAYRQGIGKIDEVIDQAVITIPAYFNDQQRYATRTAALKAGLTPLELLPEPTAAAISYGFSPDSEDVKTILVYDFGGGTFDASLITAAGTSFIEQGKAGDLWLGGDDIDSQIMNFVKTQVAQEEKIGDIDGLIAKMPYYQRLRFNADLKMAVERAKVELSSAQVARISPATQLLDELGIAIPIEVEITRQQFEAMISDLVDRSVQICRLALQDAEYHLEMVDIVLLVGGSSQIPLVQRKVKEAFGNNKVVLHPRPMYAVAEGAAIVAAGQTDKVTTVSRDYYIKLLDDRYKVINRNDILPVITSHTFKTVADGQRLIHFQFFSPDQVREELDGVDKQESIGDMWLGLNEVYPKGTEILVNLELDEKNSALKMTATLKNDPAERVSCTFSRGRSDEKIYRELEVAIAELNHQDLTQLGVEEALKLAVPVVKLANGIIDPKTEEERIDKRDDAQVTLQKFQVSMSKEALEAESLMNECDRIVQICGFLIPQPQKERLQKLSQDLQGAINTHDLSRMESYSEDARRELDNLPNEVQVIQASLLAIRQARQVAPTQASAMSDKLYRLLEAMENGNGQESDRLWQELQPDVKLWLNQELPSNMIATGISR comes from the coding sequence ATGGGTAAGGCAATCGGAATTGATTTGGGAACAACTAATTCTGTTGGTGCGTTTAAGTTAGCAGAAGTAGAGGTAGTGACAGCTAATGACAACACACCCCCAGATAGAAAATTAACGCGATCGCTTGTTGCCTATGACCAGGATAAATTATTGGTAGGAAATCAAGCTTACAATCAGTTACGGGCTGACCCAGAAAATGTGATTGCTTCAATTAAGCGCTTGATAGGTAGGGGTTTTAGTGACCAAGCAGTCAAAAAACAAAGGTTAGAGGTCGGTTACAAAATTACTGAACCTAGCTACGGAACCGATAACAGCATTGCGGTTTGGCTAGGAGGTCAAGAATACAGTCCAGAGGATATCTCGGCTGAAATTCTCAAAAAAGTCGTATCTAATGCCCAAGCTTATCGTCAAGGAATTGGCAAGATAGACGAAGTAATCGACCAAGCCGTGATTACGATTCCTGCCTATTTCAATGACCAGCAACGCTACGCCACCCGTACCGCCGCCCTCAAAGCCGGACTGACACCTTTAGAATTACTACCAGAACCGACGGCGGCTGCTATATCCTATGGTTTTTCGCCAGATAGCGAAGATGTGAAGACGATTTTAGTTTACGATTTTGGTGGCGGTACATTTGATGCTTCCCTGATTACCGCAGCTGGTACTTCATTTATTGAACAGGGAAAAGCGGGAGATTTATGGTTAGGTGGGGATGACATCGATTCTCAAATTATGAACTTTGTCAAAACCCAAGTTGCCCAGGAGGAGAAAATTGGGGATATTGACGGCTTAATAGCCAAAATGCCTTATTACCAAAGGCTAAGATTTAACGCCGACCTGAAAATGGCTGTAGAACGTGCCAAGGTTGAATTAAGTAGCGCCCAAGTAGCACGGATTAGCCCAGCAACTCAATTACTGGATGAATTAGGTATTGCCATTCCTATTGAAGTAGAAATTACTCGCCAGCAATTTGAGGCGATGATTAGTGACTTGGTTGATCGTTCAGTGCAGATTTGCCGCCTCGCCTTACAAGATGCAGAATATCACTTGGAAATGGTGGATATAGTGTTGTTGGTTGGGGGGTCTTCCCAAATTCCTTTAGTACAACGCAAAGTTAAAGAAGCCTTTGGTAATAATAAGGTGGTTTTGCATCCGCGGCCGATGTATGCGGTGGCAGAAGGGGCGGCGATTGTGGCGGCTGGGCAAACAGATAAAGTTACAACAGTATCCCGTGATTACTACATCAAGTTGCTAGACGATCGCTATAAAGTGATTAACCGTAATGATATCCTGCCTGTAATCACATCCCACACCTTCAAAACTGTGGCTGATGGACAACGGTTAATTCACTTCCAGTTTTTTAGCCCTGACCAGGTGAGGGAAGAATTGGATGGGGTCGATAAACAAGAAAGTATCGGGGATATGTGGTTGGGTTTAAACGAGGTTTATCCCAAGGGGACGGAAATTTTAGTGAATTTGGAGTTAGACGAGAAAAATAGCGCTTTAAAAATGACAGCCACCCTAAAAAATGACCCGGCAGAAAGAGTGAGTTGTACATTTTCGCGGGGTCGCTCGGATGAGAAAATTTACAGGGAACTAGAAGTAGCGATCGCTGAACTCAATCATCAAGACTTAACTCAACTTGGGGTAGAAGAAGCATTGAAGTTAGCAGTTCCAGTAGTCAAATTAGCTAACGGTATTATCGATCCTAAAACTGAGGAAGAACGCATCGATAAACGCGATGACGCTCAAGTAACTTTGCAGAAATTCCAAGTTTCCATGTCTAAGGAAGCTTTGGAAGCGGAGTCTCTGATGAATGAATGCGATCGCATTGTCCAAATCTGCGGTTTTCTCATTCCTCAACCACAAAAGGAAAGATTACAAAAGCTGAGTCAAGATTTGCAAGGGGCAATTAATACCCATGACCTATCGAGAATGGAATCTTACAGTGAAGATGCTAGACGAGAACTTGATAATCTACCAAATGAAGTCCAAGTCATTCAAGCTAGTTTGTTAGCTATCCGCCAAGCCAGGCAAGTTGCACCCACCCAAGCCAGCGCCATGTCAGATAAACTCTATCGTCTACTCGAAGCGATGGAAAATGGTAATGGACAAGAAAGCGATCGCTTGTGGCAAGAATTACAACCAGATGTGAAACTTTGGCTCAATCAGGAATTACCGAGCAATATGATTGCTACAGGAATCAGCCGATGA
- a CDS encoding DoxX family protein: MSSVIDQSYRRRELFRGILAVAIIIVGITHFLRPEQYARIVPPPFPPFTSVYISGFLEILGGIGLMIPSVSVAAAWGLISLFIAVFPANIYMTLHNIPIDGIPHNQLLYVARLPFQAVLIAWAYLYTRRSNPEGNSKTMI, translated from the coding sequence ATGTCTTCTGTAATCGACCAAAGTTATCGTCGCCGAGAATTATTCCGTGGTATTTTAGCTGTCGCTATCATCATCGTCGGCATCACGCATTTTCTTAGACCAGAGCAGTATGCTCGGATTGTACCACCACCATTTCCGCCATTTACATCAGTCTACATTAGCGGGTTTTTGGAAATTTTGGGTGGTATTGGCTTAATGATTCCATCTGTCAGCGTCGCAGCAGCATGGGGGCTGATTTCCTTATTTATTGCTGTGTTTCCTGCCAATATTTATATGACGCTGCACAACATTCCCATTGATGGTATTCCGCATAATCAATTACTCTATGTGGCAAGATTACCATTTCAAGCGGTGTTAATTGCCTGGGCATACTTGTATACTCGCAGGTCAAACCCTGAGGGGAATTCAAAAACAATGATTTAG
- a CDS encoding DUF1499 domain-containing protein — protein sequence MFRPLKPFASRQLLWGMVSAVLFLTSIVIFPAPTWASHSGLGVDSGHLSACPASPNCVVSQNADTKHAIEPIPYHIDRDKAREILLKVLTVVPRTEVVEQTDNYIHALSKSRIFKFVDDVEFYLPPNESVIHLRSASRIGDSDLGVNRRRMEQIRLALLDLNI from the coding sequence GTGTTCCGTCCACTAAAACCTTTCGCCTCTCGCCAACTCCTATGGGGTATGGTTTCAGCAGTATTATTCTTGACAAGTATTGTCATATTTCCTGCACCTACTTGGGCTTCTCATTCTGGGTTGGGGGTTGATAGCGGTCATCTTAGTGCTTGTCCAGCTTCCCCAAATTGTGTTGTCAGTCAAAATGCCGATACTAAACACGCCATTGAACCAATTCCCTATCATATAGACCGCGACAAAGCACGAGAAATTTTACTCAAGGTGCTGACAGTCGTTCCGCGTACAGAGGTTGTAGAACAGACAGATAACTATATCCATGCCCTTTCTAAAAGCCGTATTTTTAAATTTGTTGATGATGTAGAATTTTACTTACCGCCTAATGAGTCAGTGATTCATTTGCGATCGGCATCTCGCATCGGAGATTCTGATCTCGGTGTTAATCGCAGGCGTATGGAGCAAATTCGTCTGGCTTTGCTGGATTTGAATATTTAA